One window of Candidatus Nitrospira kreftii genomic DNA carries:
- a CDS encoding Phenylalanyl-tRNA synthetase, beta subunit has translation MPTITIYKDDFQSLLYQSSSANRTISIEELEAWLMLAKGELKGYNPESGELRIELQDSNRPDLWCCEGIARQIRIKQQGKLSPYPFFSEQSQSQMQIIVKPGIEQVRPYVAACAARGYRVTTEGLAQLIQTQEKLAEIFGHKRKTVSIGIYQLPKITFPVTYELVKPDEARFTPLGMETVMTLSEILMVHPKGLEYGAILAGTGRLPILRDAANQPLSFPPIINSREIGEVQVGDDQLFVEVTGTDLPMVVLTLNIFASNLADRGATIEPIEVQYPRSTPLGKRVTTPFDLGKSKTIQIQKVEHALGQELGAHTVAQALETYGYHVSAGKGSVKAKLPPYRHDLMHMMDVVEDVAMSLGYAEFTPVMPAQFTVGGLSDIEHTSDRARELMVGLGFQEIISNILGSPDSYSSRMRLEGTEWGGMVEVDNVMSLSFSCLRQWILPSLLRVEAASSRAFYPHRLFEAGDVAIPDTTKELGSRTETVLGAVIAHASAHFSEIHSCLDVLFYYLGKEYSLETVQHPSFLEGRVGQIIVAGQPVGVIGELHPEVLERWQIAMPVVAFDLNLSQLFS, from the coding sequence ATGCCCACGATCACGATTTATAAAGACGATTTCCAGTCCCTCTTGTACCAGTCGTCATCTGCAAACCGGACTATTTCGATTGAGGAGTTGGAAGCGTGGCTGATGCTCGCGAAGGGCGAATTGAAGGGGTACAACCCTGAAAGCGGGGAACTTCGCATCGAGCTCCAGGACAGCAACAGGCCCGATCTGTGGTGTTGCGAAGGGATTGCCCGGCAAATCCGCATCAAGCAACAAGGAAAACTCTCACCCTATCCGTTCTTCTCCGAACAATCTCAATCCCAGATGCAGATCATCGTGAAACCTGGAATCGAGCAGGTTCGTCCCTATGTGGCAGCTTGTGCTGCCAGAGGATATCGAGTCACGACCGAGGGATTGGCTCAGCTGATTCAAACGCAAGAAAAATTGGCGGAAATATTCGGTCACAAGCGCAAGACCGTTTCGATCGGGATCTATCAGCTGCCCAAAATCACGTTTCCCGTGACGTACGAACTTGTGAAACCCGACGAAGCACGGTTTACCCCGTTAGGCATGGAAACCGTGATGACGCTGTCGGAGATTCTCATGGTGCATCCGAAGGGATTGGAGTATGGGGCTATCCTGGCAGGAACGGGGCGGTTACCGATACTTCGTGATGCCGCCAATCAACCGTTGTCGTTTCCTCCGATCATCAATAGCCGTGAAATTGGTGAAGTGCAGGTGGGGGACGATCAGCTCTTCGTTGAGGTGACGGGGACAGACCTCCCTATGGTCGTCTTGACCCTGAATATTTTTGCGTCCAATCTCGCTGACCGCGGAGCCACCATCGAGCCGATCGAAGTTCAGTATCCCCGGAGTACCCCGTTGGGGAAACGAGTGACCACTCCCTTCGATCTTGGAAAGTCCAAAACGATTCAAATCCAAAAGGTTGAACATGCGCTTGGGCAGGAACTCGGCGCACACACTGTTGCACAAGCGCTTGAAACGTATGGGTACCATGTCTCGGCTGGCAAGGGTTCCGTTAAGGCAAAGTTGCCCCCCTATCGGCATGATCTGATGCACATGATGGATGTGGTTGAAGATGTGGCCATGAGTTTGGGATACGCCGAGTTCACTCCGGTCATGCCGGCACAGTTTACCGTAGGTGGGTTATCCGACATCGAACACACGTCGGACCGTGCACGAGAATTAATGGTGGGCCTCGGGTTTCAGGAGATCATTTCAAACATTCTCGGCTCTCCCGATAGTTATTCCAGTCGCATGCGTCTCGAAGGGACGGAATGGGGCGGCATGGTGGAGGTCGATAACGTCATGTCGTTGAGTTTCTCGTGTCTTCGCCAATGGATCCTGCCTTCTCTGCTGCGTGTCGAGGCGGCATCGAGCCGAGCCTTTTACCCACACCGCCTCTTTGAGGCCGGTGATGTGGCGATTCCTGACACCACCAAGGAATTGGGTTCTCGGACGGAGACGGTCTTGGGAGCGGTGATTGCTCATGCATCGGCGCATTTTTCAGAGATTCATTCTTGCTTAGACGTACTGTTTTACTATCTTGGGAAAGAATACAGCCTCGAGACGGTTCAGCATCCGTCTTTTCTGGAAGGTCGAGTAGGGCAGATTATCGTGGCGGGTCAACCTGTCGGCGTCATCGGCGAACTCCATCCGGAAGTCCTCGAGCGATGGCAGATCGCCATGCCGGTCGTCGCGTTCGATCTAAACCTCTCGCAGTTGTTTTCGTAA
- a CDS encoding Phenylalanine--tRNA ligase alpha subunit, translated as MDNSSAVIDSLHPLESKVLTTFGASQPGTVLESEQLAVAAELEPSQLSMAVEWLLTKALITIQSETVTPVVSLTKIGEEYYRGASPIERVLDAAREAAGTGRRLTIPDLQSQDGLDPSDVSKAVGRLKKEGVLLIVQGGCIETTGRPSPTVEALRTLLTQMHESSRALKDFSEGDRRVIEDYAVKRGNAKEPFRVDERVTRAFMLSPSGASAAAQLLKQGVAEEVSQLTPDMLKDGSWRHKRFRKYTISLRAPRVGIGKKHPYREFLDTVKTKLVSMGFQEMRGSLVETEFWNMDALFMPQFHPARDIHDVYFVKRPTHASAMDESVLSHVAQVHQHGAGTGSTGWGYSFDVQRAKRLVLRSQGTAVSARTLAAAPSIPGKYFSIARCFRYDQVDATHATDFFQVEGIVLGEDINFRTLLGLLNLFAREVAQAKEVKFLPAYFPFTEPSVELHVRHPRLGWMELGGAGLFRPEVTLPLGVTVPVIAWGLGLDRMAMVALGIHDIRELFTDNLELIRATRGLF; from the coding sequence GTGGATAACTCCTCCGCAGTCATCGACAGCCTTCATCCTCTCGAATCCAAAGTCCTTACAACCTTCGGTGCGAGCCAGCCGGGAACTGTCCTGGAGAGCGAGCAGTTGGCTGTAGCCGCTGAGTTGGAGCCTTCCCAGCTCAGTATGGCCGTAGAATGGCTGCTGACCAAAGCGTTGATCACGATACAGTCGGAAACGGTGACGCCGGTCGTGTCTCTCACGAAAATTGGTGAAGAGTACTACCGTGGAGCTTCCCCGATTGAACGCGTTCTCGATGCCGCTCGTGAGGCAGCCGGTACGGGGAGGCGACTGACTATTCCCGATCTTCAGTCACAAGATGGACTCGATCCTTCTGATGTCAGCAAAGCCGTGGGGCGACTGAAGAAGGAAGGGGTGTTACTGATCGTGCAGGGGGGATGTATCGAAACGACCGGACGTCCGAGCCCGACCGTTGAGGCACTGCGGACTCTCTTGACGCAGATGCATGAATCCTCGCGGGCTCTCAAAGACTTTTCAGAAGGCGATCGACGGGTGATTGAAGATTATGCGGTGAAACGAGGTAATGCCAAGGAGCCGTTTAGGGTTGACGAACGAGTGACACGCGCGTTCATGCTGTCTCCATCCGGAGCAAGCGCTGCGGCGCAGTTGTTGAAACAGGGAGTTGCCGAAGAAGTCTCGCAGTTGACCCCTGACATGTTGAAGGACGGAAGTTGGCGCCATAAGCGATTTCGAAAATATACCATAAGCCTAAGGGCACCGCGCGTTGGGATTGGCAAGAAGCACCCCTATCGCGAATTTCTGGACACCGTCAAAACAAAACTCGTGAGCATGGGTTTTCAAGAAATGCGTGGGTCATTGGTTGAAACCGAATTTTGGAATATGGATGCCCTGTTCATGCCGCAGTTTCACCCGGCCCGCGACATTCATGATGTGTATTTTGTGAAGCGCCCCACCCATGCGTCCGCCATGGATGAGTCGGTCTTGTCCCATGTTGCCCAGGTGCACCAACACGGAGCTGGAACGGGTTCCACGGGCTGGGGCTATTCGTTCGATGTTCAGCGCGCCAAGCGATTGGTATTGCGGAGCCAAGGCACCGCAGTTTCAGCTCGAACATTGGCCGCCGCACCGAGCATTCCCGGGAAGTATTTTTCGATCGCTCGATGTTTTCGCTATGATCAAGTTGATGCGACCCATGCGACAGATTTCTTCCAAGTGGAAGGCATCGTGCTGGGGGAGGACATCAATTTTAGAACGTTACTTGGACTGCTCAATCTGTTTGCGCGGGAAGTGGCCCAAGCGAAAGAGGTCAAGTTCTTGCCGGCGTATTTCCCATTTACCGAACCATCCGTCGAACTGCATGTGCGTCATCCTCGCTTAGGGTGGATGGAACTCGGTGGTGCGGGACTGTTCCGTCCGGAAGTCACCTTGCCGCTTGGGGTGACGGTTCCGGTGATTGCCTGGGGACTGGGTCTCGACCGGATGGCGATGGTGGCGCTGGGGATCCACGATATCAGAGAGCTCTTTACGGACAATCTTGAGTTGATTCGTGCCACGAGAGGATTGTTCTAG
- a CDS encoding D-ribulose-5-phosphate 3-epimerase — translation MPHQIYIAPSILSADFARLADEIAAVERAGADMLHVDVMDGHFVPNLTVGPPIVESLRKVTKLPLDVHLMITNADAFIPDFADAGADYLTVHVEACPHLHRTIQLIKERGVKAGVTLNPATPIASLQEILGDVDLVLIMSVNPGFGGQAFIPSVLKKIVEARTLLDRIKSHAMLEVDGGVKVDNTREIVAAGATTLVAGSAIFSQHDYTATIATMRAAAEAAIQPTPRTAVNR, via the coding sequence ATGCCGCATCAGATTTATATTGCACCTTCGATTCTCTCTGCGGATTTTGCCAGGCTGGCTGATGAAATCGCCGCTGTGGAGCGGGCTGGTGCCGATATGCTGCATGTGGATGTTATGGACGGCCATTTTGTGCCGAATTTGACGGTGGGGCCTCCGATTGTGGAAAGCCTCAGGAAGGTCACCAAACTCCCTCTTGACGTACACTTAATGATCACGAACGCCGACGCATTTATTCCGGATTTCGCGGACGCAGGAGCAGATTATCTCACTGTTCACGTTGAGGCCTGCCCGCATCTGCACCGTACGATTCAGTTGATTAAGGAGCGAGGTGTGAAAGCCGGGGTGACCCTCAATCCTGCCACCCCGATTGCGTCGTTGCAGGAGATTCTGGGTGATGTCGACTTAGTGTTGATCATGTCGGTGAATCCAGGGTTCGGTGGGCAGGCATTTATTCCATCCGTGCTGAAGAAAATCGTCGAGGCCCGGACTCTGTTGGATCGAATCAAAAGCCACGCAATGCTGGAAGTGGATGGCGGTGTGAAGGTGGACAATACACGGGAGATCGTCGCGGCTGGTGCGACGACGCTCGTCGCAGGATCCGCTATTTTTTCACAACACGACTACACGGCCACGATCGCCACCATGCGAGCAGCCGCCGAAGCAGCCATTCAACCGACGCCCCGCACAGCGGTCAATCGATAG
- a CDS encoding hypothetical protein (conserved protein of unknown function), producing MSEPSARSIALRILLASQRTDHPLDKLIDQQAPSISLPRDRALVMELVYGVLRQQETIEWRLGEVLSKPLHRLPVFVQMLLRLGAYQVLFLDRVPASAAVNETVELAKGFAQQLGRDWSGLVNGVLRNLIRMPAPSLPDPATHPAESLSIKYGIPMWLVARWLDRMGREQTESACRATSTIPNVTVRVNRCRLTREEFLKRMQEAELAAHPTEVSPVGVVVEEGRDVTLLPGFMAGDFYVEDEAAQLIPPILDPVPMEVILDACAAPGGKVTHLAELMGDRGIIVAVDQKASRLDLLQDNCARLRIRSIVPVVGDARRPAQWTRLLVRDDDQLPIPTVFDRILVDAPCSGLGVLRRHPEAKELRSDLSFTRHQTLQVQILESVAPSLRPGGVLVYSTCSTETEETEEVVNRFCETSPGWTRESVAPWLPRAAHRFVTARGALSTLSNSFGMDGFYAVRLRKNE from the coding sequence GTGTCAGAACCTTCAGCACGATCCATCGCACTCCGTATCCTGCTCGCAAGCCAACGAACAGATCACCCGCTCGATAAACTGATTGACCAGCAAGCTCCCTCAATTTCACTGCCTCGTGACCGTGCATTGGTGATGGAGTTGGTGTACGGAGTTTTGCGGCAGCAGGAAACGATCGAGTGGCGATTAGGCGAGGTTCTTTCTAAACCTCTCCATAGACTGCCCGTTTTCGTCCAGATGTTGCTTCGGCTTGGCGCCTATCAAGTACTGTTTCTGGATCGAGTGCCGGCTTCAGCGGCCGTGAATGAAACGGTTGAACTAGCGAAAGGCTTTGCGCAACAACTCGGGCGCGATTGGAGTGGGTTGGTGAATGGGGTTTTACGCAATCTCATTCGGATGCCGGCCCCGTCCCTTCCCGATCCTGCGACTCACCCGGCTGAATCGTTGTCGATCAAGTACGGTATCCCCATGTGGCTAGTGGCGCGCTGGTTAGACCGAATGGGGAGAGAGCAGACAGAATCAGCTTGTCGGGCAACCAGTACCATTCCGAACGTGACCGTGCGAGTGAATCGGTGCCGGCTGACCCGGGAAGAGTTTCTGAAACGTATGCAAGAGGCTGAACTGGCTGCTCACCCAACCGAAGTAAGCCCTGTAGGAGTTGTGGTGGAGGAAGGACGGGATGTCACCTTGTTGCCGGGTTTCATGGCGGGAGATTTTTATGTGGAGGATGAAGCCGCTCAGCTCATTCCTCCCATTCTTGATCCTGTACCCATGGAGGTTATCTTGGATGCCTGTGCGGCCCCGGGCGGCAAGGTCACCCATCTCGCAGAGCTCATGGGCGATCGCGGAATCATCGTTGCTGTTGATCAAAAGGCCTCTCGGTTGGACTTGTTGCAAGATAATTGTGCGAGGCTGAGGATACGCAGCATTGTGCCGGTCGTCGGAGATGCTAGAAGACCTGCCCAATGGACCCGCCTCCTCGTCAGGGATGACGATCAACTGCCCATTCCGACCGTCTTCGACCGGATTCTCGTCGATGCCCCTTGCAGCGGGCTGGGAGTCCTCCGCCGCCATCCTGAAGCGAAAGAACTGCGGTCTGACTTATCATTTACACGGCATCAGACACTCCAAGTACAAATCCTCGAGTCGGTTGCCCCCAGCTTGCGACCAGGTGGGGTGCTGGTCTATAGTACGTGCTCTACGGAAACGGAAGAAACCGAAGAGGTTGTGAACCGATTTTGTGAGACCTCTCCCGGATGGACGCGTGAATCTGTGGCTCCTTGGCTTCCGCGTGCTGCTCATCGCTTTGTGACCGCTCGAGGGGCGCTTTCCACTCTGAGCAATAGTTTTGGGATGGATGGGTTTTACGCCGTCCGTTTACGAAAGAACGAGTGA
- a CDS encoding 10-formyltetrahydrofolate:L-methionyl-tRNA(fMet) N-formyltransferase, with amino-acid sequence MRIVFMGTPAFAVPSLEALLRSDDQVVGVVSQPDRPKGRGQQLVAPPVKLVAEGAGIPVLQPLKIRTPEFLQALSSWQPDLIAVAAYGRILHTPILTLPPKGCVNVHGSLLPKYRGAAPVQWAVINGETETGITTMLMDEGMDTGPMLLQERLEIMPDDTAGTLAPRLAELGGRLLVETIAYLKAGTLTPKRQDDTQATLAPLLKKEDGLINWTMSAASLANRVRGLSPWPGAYTFLGEERWNVWRVVSSKSAGTDKPGTIVAVDKQSILVATGEGLLDLQEIQTANSKRMPVSQFLTGHKVTVGMRLGCRDV; translated from the coding sequence ATGCGCATTGTCTTCATGGGCACACCAGCATTTGCGGTGCCGTCGCTCGAAGCACTCCTTCGATCCGACGATCAGGTGGTCGGTGTGGTGTCACAGCCGGATCGACCCAAAGGCAGAGGACAGCAGCTCGTTGCTCCGCCGGTGAAACTCGTTGCGGAGGGCGCGGGGATTCCTGTGTTGCAGCCACTCAAGATTCGTACGCCGGAGTTCTTGCAGGCCCTCTCATCCTGGCAGCCTGACCTGATCGCTGTTGCTGCGTATGGACGTATTTTACATACACCGATCCTGACTCTCCCTCCGAAGGGTTGCGTCAATGTACATGGCTCGTTGCTGCCGAAATATCGAGGCGCCGCGCCGGTCCAATGGGCGGTGATCAATGGCGAGACCGAGACGGGAATCACGACGATGCTGATGGACGAAGGGATGGATACCGGCCCCATGCTGCTCCAAGAGAGGCTAGAGATCATGCCCGACGATACGGCTGGGACGTTGGCGCCTCGTCTAGCGGAGTTGGGCGGGCGGCTGCTCGTCGAGACGATTGCATATTTGAAAGCCGGGACGCTGACGCCCAAGAGGCAAGACGATACTCAGGCCACCCTGGCGCCGCTCTTGAAGAAAGAAGACGGCCTCATCAATTGGACGATGAGTGCAGCATCTCTCGCGAACCGAGTGCGAGGTCTTTCTCCATGGCCAGGCGCCTACACATTTTTGGGTGAGGAACGATGGAATGTATGGAGGGTAGTCTCGAGCAAAAGCGCGGGAACCGACAAGCCGGGAACGATTGTAGCTGTCGATAAGCAATCCATTCTGGTGGCAACTGGCGAGGGCCTTCTTGATCTCCAAGAAATACAGACGGCCAATTCAAAACGAATGCCTGTCAGCCAATTTCTCACAGGACATAAAGTCACCGTCGGTATGCGACTAGGGTGTCGAGATGTGTGA
- a CDS encoding hypothetical protein (conserved protein of unknown function), with product MSHPGIEQQCPGQTTAVPELNKAIWTLRSISNAQLPQLAWVAETDRLNGIVRLIHGPRVEVRESFFIEGVWNGPFHLGEFRTTDCVFGSGGLLIENAVHFVPSAATTDHLYYDETGDRVIVSNSLPLLLAHTQDRLDPHCRDYAAICHSILNGIHDYRRDIPTTGGKIRRLMYRNLEVSRDRVTELEKQMPPPFVAFAQYRDYLRTQYALIAANARDVARTWPLQIVSTQSRGYDSTAVNSLARASGIDKVFTVPTAKSKRFLAHHEEENLSSDDGGEICATLDLPCFPLNRRAFAENFDQEYLYYSALHHNQDANLMDIGNQLSTVSVLLTGVIGELWRPKADKVEWPCLNSDLRHGDLGGSGMGEWRLVVGLIHLPMPFIGARRRAEIVEITESAEMDPWRLRNSYDRPIARRLAEEAGVPRHLFGQYKMGSVVLFSQPSIPFGKDLRREFFNYLVAEKVMARPTTWLWSVVRRANTLLQVNYLRRISGIYFIERVLSKLIRRQVRFPQLWSRLDGSLYCFCVNRTADRYSAELRTSSEDSDAPHARHSTVRIRS from the coding sequence ATGAGCCACCCGGGGATCGAGCAACAATGTCCCGGCCAGACCACGGCAGTGCCGGAACTCAACAAAGCAATCTGGACCTTGCGCTCGATTTCCAATGCCCAGCTACCACAGCTCGCATGGGTGGCTGAAACGGACCGACTCAACGGGATCGTCAGGTTGATCCATGGCCCGCGAGTCGAAGTGCGCGAATCATTTTTTATAGAAGGCGTGTGGAATGGTCCCTTTCATCTCGGCGAATTCAGAACAACGGATTGCGTGTTTGGTTCAGGGGGTCTTCTGATCGAGAATGCCGTTCACTTCGTGCCTAGCGCTGCCACAACCGATCATTTGTACTACGATGAAACCGGCGATCGTGTCATCGTCTCCAATTCCTTGCCTCTGTTGCTGGCCCATACGCAAGATCGCCTGGATCCTCATTGCCGGGATTATGCCGCCATTTGTCACTCTATTCTGAACGGCATACACGACTATCGACGGGATATCCCAACCACCGGAGGCAAGATACGCCGGCTGATGTATCGAAATCTGGAGGTCTCTCGTGACCGGGTCACCGAATTGGAAAAGCAGATGCCGCCGCCGTTCGTTGCCTTTGCGCAATACCGCGACTACCTGCGCACCCAATACGCACTGATCGCCGCCAACGCGCGCGATGTGGCACGGACCTGGCCGCTCCAGATCGTGTCTACCCAATCGAGAGGATACGACTCAACGGCGGTGAACTCGCTGGCTCGCGCGTCAGGAATCGACAAAGTGTTCACCGTTCCCACCGCCAAGAGCAAACGATTCCTCGCGCATCATGAGGAAGAGAATCTGTCGAGTGATGATGGCGGGGAAATATGCGCCACGCTCGACCTCCCATGCTTCCCACTCAATCGACGCGCGTTCGCGGAGAACTTCGACCAGGAATACCTATATTACTCAGCACTTCACCACAATCAAGATGCGAATCTGATGGACATCGGAAATCAACTCTCAACAGTCAGCGTGCTCTTGACCGGCGTCATAGGAGAGCTGTGGCGGCCAAAAGCGGACAAGGTGGAGTGGCCCTGTCTGAATTCAGACTTGCGGCATGGAGATCTAGGAGGATCGGGCATGGGAGAGTGGCGGCTCGTCGTCGGCTTGATCCATCTACCAATGCCGTTCATTGGAGCTCGCCGCCGAGCGGAGATTGTTGAAATTACGGAATCTGCCGAGATGGACCCATGGCGATTGCGTAACTCGTATGACCGGCCGATTGCCCGTCGTCTTGCCGAAGAAGCAGGTGTGCCGAGACACTTGTTCGGTCAATACAAAATGGGATCCGTCGTGCTGTTTTCCCAACCATCAATCCCATTTGGCAAGGACCTCCGGCGCGAGTTCTTCAATTATCTAGTGGCTGAAAAAGTCATGGCCCGGCCCACGACGTGGTTGTGGTCCGTGGTTCGCCGAGCGAATACGCTGCTGCAGGTGAACTATTTACGGCGCATCTCCGGTATCTACTTTATAGAACGTGTTCTCTCGAAACTGATCCGTCGGCAGGTCCGGTTCCCCCAGCTGTGGTCAAGACTGGATGGATCTCTCTATTGCTTCTGCGTGAATCGGACTGCAGATAGATATAGTGCGGAGCTCAGGACGTCCTCGGAAGACTCCGACGCCCCCCATGCACGGCATTCAACAGTGAGGATACGCTCATGA
- a CDS encoding hypothetical protein (conserved protein of unknown function): MQPDLPQSKQQQWNPLSVDPVAHRFSSYAAFRGTTVIRSLASDLPAGDELTDAHTQLRHQILGQFFPCTGAISAFSQRSYRFGLYPELACDSAVRAVCHDLYEFCHEFPAVDDHFITFIAMFRGPAIQSEQHFEEILWNQLQAMHTLDSNFFVWDRSVASDPTSHHFSFSIGGRAMYVIGMHPEASRLARTRPYPTIVFNLHEQFDRLRARGKFETMKQTIRTREMAFQGTTNPMLTSFGENSEARQYSGRAVPADWTCPFHPHKTDAT, translated from the coding sequence ATGCAACCAGATCTTCCTCAGAGCAAACAGCAGCAATGGAATCCTTTGTCCGTCGATCCGGTGGCACATCGGTTCTCGAGCTATGCGGCATTTCGCGGTACGACGGTCATTCGATCGCTGGCCTCTGACCTGCCAGCCGGCGATGAACTCACCGATGCGCATACCCAGCTAAGACATCAGATCCTGGGCCAGTTTTTCCCTTGTACAGGCGCGATTTCAGCATTCAGCCAAAGGAGTTATCGTTTCGGTTTGTACCCAGAACTAGCTTGTGACAGTGCCGTACGCGCCGTGTGTCATGACCTGTACGAATTTTGCCATGAATTCCCAGCCGTGGATGACCATTTCATCACGTTCATCGCCATGTTCCGCGGGCCAGCCATCCAATCAGAACAGCACTTCGAAGAGATATTGTGGAATCAACTTCAGGCCATGCACACTCTTGATTCCAATTTCTTTGTCTGGGATAGGAGCGTCGCCTCCGATCCGACGAGTCATCATTTTTCGTTCAGCATCGGGGGTCGAGCCATGTATGTCATCGGGATGCATCCTGAGGCCTCACGTCTTGCACGAACTCGTCCGTATCCAACCATAGTGTTTAACTTGCACGAACAGTTTGATCGCTTGCGGGCACGCGGAAAGTTTGAAACCATGAAGCAAACGATCCGGACACGCGAGATGGCCTTCCAGGGAACGACCAATCCGATGCTGACAAGTTTTGGAGAAAACTCGGAGGCACGTCAATATTCTGGCCGTGCCGTTCCAGCTGACTGGACTTGCCCCTTTCACCCGCATAAGACTGACGCCACATGA
- a CDS encoding hypothetical protein (conserved protein of unknown function) yields the protein MTVPLVTRIPPQSGHSFKIKQGQVLRVVDPLGEQVADLFALDEYDHDCRLSSGRSLDYAGHIYLTTGDVLYANTSKPMFTIIQDTVGLHDFLLTPCSQEMFEILYKHKGHHPSCFENLYLSLKEHGVSGADISTTFNIFMNVKIDSRGTLTVGVPLSKAGDHIDLRAEMNMVCGLTACSAEGSNNSRFKPIDFSILDCPN from the coding sequence ATGACTGTCCCTCTTGTCACCCGCATTCCTCCACAGAGCGGCCACTCATTCAAGATCAAGCAGGGACAGGTATTGCGGGTTGTTGACCCTCTCGGCGAACAGGTTGCCGACCTGTTTGCACTCGACGAGTACGACCATGATTGCCGTTTATCATCTGGTCGTTCATTAGACTATGCGGGTCACATTTATCTAACGACGGGTGACGTGCTTTATGCAAACACCAGCAAGCCAATGTTCACGATCATCCAAGACACCGTCGGGCTGCACGATTTCCTGCTAACACCCTGCAGCCAGGAAATGTTTGAAATCCTGTACAAGCACAAGGGCCACCATCCGAGTTGTTTCGAAAACCTTTACCTCTCGCTGAAAGAGCATGGTGTCTCAGGAGCCGACATCTCCACGACGTTTAATATATTCATGAATGTGAAGATTGATTCGCGAGGAACACTGACTGTCGGCGTGCCCTTATCGAAAGCTGGCGATCACATCGACCTACGAGCCGAGATGAATATGGTGTGTGGTCTAACCGCCTGTTCCGCCGAAGGTTCCAACAATAGTCGCTTCAAACCGATCGACTTCTCGATCCTAGACTGTCCCAATTGA
- a CDS encoding Ammonia monooxygenase, subunit C yields the protein MASDRGYDISQWYDSKPVKIGWFAMLAIGVFWVLYQRAFGYSHGLDSMTPEFDSVWMGLWRFNILANAAFFAVTIGWIWVTRDRNLTNLDPKLELKRYFYWMGWLVCYIWGVYYAGSYTLEQDAAWHQVIIRDTSFTASHIVAFYGTFPLYITCGVASYLYAQTRLPLYSQATSFALVAAVVGPMFILPNVGLNEWGHAFWFVDELFSAPLHWGFVTLGWCGLFGAAGGVAAQIVSRMSNLADVIWNNAPKSILDPFPSQVNPNAKAGY from the coding sequence ATGGCAAGTGATCGCGGGTATGACATTTCGCAGTGGTATGACTCGAAGCCGGTGAAGATCGGCTGGTTTGCAATGCTGGCGATCGGCGTCTTTTGGGTGCTGTATCAGCGGGCGTTTGGGTATTCCCACGGATTGGACTCCATGACCCCTGAGTTTGACTCCGTCTGGATGGGGCTGTGGCGGTTTAACATTCTGGCCAATGCGGCGTTCTTTGCCGTGACCATCGGCTGGATCTGGGTGACGCGGGATCGGAACCTGACGAACCTGGACCCGAAACTGGAGCTGAAGCGGTACTTCTACTGGATGGGCTGGCTGGTGTGCTACATCTGGGGCGTGTACTACGCGGGCAGCTACACCCTGGAGCAGGATGCGGCGTGGCACCAGGTGATCATCCGGGACACGAGCTTCACGGCGAGCCACATCGTGGCGTTCTACGGGACCTTCCCGTTGTACATCACGTGCGGCGTGGCGAGCTATCTGTATGCGCAGACGCGGTTGCCGCTGTATAGCCAAGCGACGTCGTTTGCGTTGGTGGCGGCGGTGGTGGGGCCGATGTTCATTCTGCCGAACGTGGGGTTGAATGAGTGGGGCCATGCGTTCTGGTTTGTCGATGAGCTGTTCTCAGCGCCGTTACACTGGGGCTTTGTGACGTTGGGCTGGTGCGGGTTGTTCGGGGCGGCCGGCGGGGTAGCGGCCCAGATCGTGAGCCGCATGTCGAACCTCGCGGACGTGATCTGGAACAATGCGCCCAAGAGCATCCTGGATCCGTTTCCCAGCCAGGTGAACCCCAACGCCAAGGCGGGGTACTAA